The following are encoded in a window of Candidatus Moraniibacteriota bacterium genomic DNA:
- the miaA gene encoding tRNA (adenosine(37)-N6)-dimethylallyltransferase MiaA: protein MQGNSQKALAVLGPTASGKSDVAIQIAKKFEGEIISCDSRQIYRGMSIGSGKVIRDDYPKDAFFSEGVQHHMIDIVSPRTEYNISKFRDKSLRILPLIIHKNHLPILCGGTGFWAEFLIENRELPHIPPNTELRKKLSTYSLKDLQEKLLSLDSAYYNHIDTANPVRLIRAIEITLHKKQFPENNESAIEEKVPHKKKNESLQWDIVILNPSKELLYKNIEIRLDQRLQEGMLDEVYTLHNENRISWNRLESFGLEYRWVSRYLKKEISYEGMRAELLKDIHHYTKRQLTWLRRWERQGRIFHWAETKEEALRIADLLCTKRK from the coding sequence ATGCAAGGTAATTCTCAAAAAGCATTAGCCGTTCTTGGACCCACAGCATCGGGGAAGTCTGATGTAGCAATTCAAATAGCCAAAAAATTTGAAGGAGAAATTATTTCATGTGATTCTCGTCAGATTTATAGAGGAATGAGTATCGGTTCAGGAAAAGTCATTCGTGATGATTATCCAAAAGATGCTTTTTTTTCTGAGGGTGTACAGCACCATATGATCGATATTGTTTCTCCTCGAACTGAATATAATATTTCCAAATTCAGAGATAAATCTCTTCGTATTCTTCCCCTTATTATCCATAAAAATCACCTTCCTATTCTCTGCGGAGGAACTGGTTTTTGGGCAGAGTTTCTTATAGAAAACAGAGAGCTCCCTCATATTCCCCCCAATACGGAACTAAGAAAAAAGCTTTCAACCTATTCACTGAAAGATCTTCAAGAAAAACTCCTCTCTTTAGATTCTGCCTATTATAATCACATAGATACAGCAAATCCTGTTCGACTTATTCGAGCTATAGAAATAACCCTTCATAAAAAACAGTTTCCAGAAAATAACGAAAGTGCTATCGAAGAAAAAGTCCCTCACAAGAAAAAAAATGAATCTCTCCAATGGGATATTGTTATACTCAATCCTTCCAAAGAACTTCTTTATAAAAATATAGAAATACGACTCGATCAAAGGCTTCAAGAAGGAATGCTTGATGAGGTATATACACTTCATAATGAAAATCGTATCAGCTGGAATCGATTAGAAAGTTTTGGCTTAGAATATCGATGGGTTTCTCGCTATCTAAAAAAAGAAATTTCTTATGAAGGTATGCGCGCCGAACTTCTCAAAGATATTCATCATTATACCAAGCGTCAGCTTACTTGGCTTAGGAGATGGGAACGACAAGGAAGAATCTTCCATTGGGCAGAAACAAAAGAAGAAGCTCTTCGTATAGCTGACCTTCTTTGTACGAAAAGAAAATAA
- a CDS encoding ABC transporter ATP-binding protein encodes MIECKNITKVYGKGDNETLALDDVSFTIKKGEFVAIMGPSGSGKSTLMNILGALDRPTKGSYFLDGKDVSTLKEDELAEIRQNKIGFVFQSFNLLSRTSIIRNVTLPLVYDEVPHKERLFRVQKVLRIVGIPEDRWHHHSNQLSGGQIQRVAIARALINEPSIILADEPTGNLDTKTGHKILEFFSQLNKESGHTIILITHEDDVATYAQRVITIRDGKIVADILQE; translated from the coding sequence ATGATTGAGTGTAAAAATATTACAAAAGTATATGGAAAAGGGGACAATGAAACATTAGCCTTGGACGATGTTTCCTTTACAATAAAAAAAGGTGAATTTGTTGCTATAATGGGTCCAAGTGGTTCGGGTAAATCGACCCTTATGAATATTCTTGGTGCTTTGGATAGGCCGACAAAAGGCTCCTATTTTTTAGATGGAAAAGATGTTTCCACATTAAAAGAAGATGAACTTGCCGAGATACGTCAAAATAAAATAGGTTTTGTATTTCAATCATTCAATCTTCTTTCTAGAACAAGTATTATAAGAAATGTTACCCTTCCTCTTGTTTATGATGAGGTTCCGCATAAAGAGAGGCTTTTTCGAGTTCAGAAAGTTCTTCGTATTGTAGGTATTCCAGAAGATAGATGGCATCATCATTCCAATCAGCTTTCTGGAGGACAGATTCAGAGAGTTGCCATAGCAAGAGCGCTTATTAATGAACCTTCTATTATTCTTGCTGATGAGCCCACTGGAAATCTTGATACAAAAACTGGTCATAAAATACTTGAATTTTTTTCCCAACTTAACAAAGAAAGTGGTCATACTATAATTCTTATTACTCATGAAGATGATGTTGCTACTTATGCACAACGCGTTATTACTATTCGTGATGGGAAAATTGTAGCTGATATTTTGCAAGAATAA
- the thrS gene encoding threonine--tRNA ligase, whose amino-acid sequence MKENSHLETLRHSTAHVLASAVLELYPDAKLGIGPAIENGFYYDFELSEPLGAKDLKRIEERMRKIIKENHPFDKAVLSIDSAIERFESIGQVYKTELLHDLKIQGEKEISLYHHGNFTDLCRGPHVDSTGEIPKEGLKLERIAGAYWKGNSANSQLQRIYGFLFETKVDLEEHLHFLEEAKKRDHKKLGKELDLFYIDEAVGKGLPLWTPKGTTIKHELIRYVRELEKKYGYDHVETPFMGGEDLYKISGHLEHYKENMYAPIDMDGEKFYLRPMACPHHIRLLQRKPLSYRDLPVRYAEVADYSRFEKSGELMGMIRVRKFQLTDGHLFVTPEQLKEEFKKVCEMIREGMKKLGLEKNVFYRFSKRDPKNKTKYYDDDTLWNNAESLMKEALDEMKFPYTEAEDEAAFYGPKLDVQGRNINGKEDTLFTAQIDFLLPEKFNIVYTDKDGQEKRPVMIHRSTIGSLERIFAFLIEHYAGAFPLWLAPVQIALIPVSEKFSEYANEVYSKMTQAGIRIEHMNSNESLGKRIREAEKQKIPLIAVVGEKEMISQTLAIREHKQENSQEILFENPIVSLDECIAKISEAIKK is encoded by the coding sequence ATGAAAGAAAATTCACATCTCGAGACTCTTCGCCATAGTACCGCGCACGTATTAGCAAGTGCTGTTTTGGAACTTTATCCTGATGCAAAACTTGGAATAGGTCCGGCTATTGAAAATGGGTTTTATTATGATTTCGAACTTTCAGAACCGCTTGGCGCCAAGGATCTCAAACGTATAGAAGAACGAATGCGAAAAATTATCAAAGAAAATCATCCTTTTGATAAGGCTGTTCTTTCTATTGATTCCGCTATTGAACGATTCGAGAGTATTGGTCAAGTTTACAAAACTGAACTTCTTCATGATCTTAAAATTCAAGGAGAAAAAGAAATAAGTCTTTATCATCATGGAAATTTTACGGATCTTTGCCGTGGTCCTCATGTTGATTCTACAGGAGAAATCCCCAAAGAAGGGCTTAAATTAGAAAGAATTGCGGGTGCTTATTGGAAAGGAAATAGTGCCAATTCTCAACTTCAGCGAATTTATGGATTTCTCTTCGAAACAAAAGTAGATCTTGAAGAACACCTTCATTTTCTTGAAGAAGCTAAAAAGCGAGATCATAAGAAACTTGGCAAAGAACTCGATCTTTTTTATATCGATGAAGCAGTTGGAAAAGGTCTCCCCCTTTGGACACCTAAAGGCACGACGATAAAACATGAGCTTATTCGTTATGTTCGAGAATTAGAAAAAAAATATGGCTATGATCATGTAGAAACTCCTTTTATGGGTGGAGAAGATCTCTACAAAATATCAGGACACCTCGAACACTACAAAGAAAATATGTATGCCCCTATCGATATGGACGGAGAAAAATTCTATCTTCGTCCAATGGCATGCCCACATCACATACGACTTCTCCAAAGAAAACCTTTGAGTTATCGAGATCTCCCTGTTCGTTATGCTGAAGTAGCGGACTATTCTCGATTCGAAAAATCTGGAGAACTTATGGGAATGATACGAGTTCGAAAATTTCAACTCACTGATGGACATCTTTTTGTTACACCAGAACAACTCAAAGAAGAATTCAAAAAAGTTTGTGAAATGATTCGTGAAGGAATGAAAAAACTTGGATTAGAAAAAAATGTCTTCTATCGTTTTTCCAAACGTGATCCCAAAAACAAAACGAAATATTACGATGATGATACTCTTTGGAATAATGCCGAATCTCTTATGAAAGAGGCTTTGGATGAAATGAAATTTCCTTATACAGAAGCCGAAGATGAAGCTGCTTTCTATGGACCAAAATTAGACGTACAAGGAAGGAATATTAATGGAAAAGAAGATACACTCTTTACTGCTCAAATCGATTTTCTACTTCCTGAAAAATTTAATATTGTCTATACCGATAAAGACGGTCAAGAAAAACGACCTGTTATGATTCATCGAAGTACTATCGGATCCCTTGAAAGAATTTTCGCTTTTCTTATAGAGCATTATGCTGGAGCATTTCCTCTTTGGCTTGCTCCAGTTCAAATAGCTCTTATTCCTGTTTCAGAAAAATTTTCTGAATATGCCAATGAGGTGTATTCAAAAATGACACAGGCAGGTATACGCATAGAACATATGAATTCCAATGAATCTCTTGGCAAGCGAATTCGTGAAGCTGAAAAACAAAAGATTCCCCTTATAGCTGTGGTAGGAGAAAAAGAAATGATATCTCAAACATTAGCTATACGAGAGCATAAACAAGAAAATTCTCAGGAAATACTTTTTGAAAATCCCATTGTTTCTCTCGACGAATGTATTGCAAAAATTTCTGAAGCAATCAAGAAATAG
- a CDS encoding ABC transporter permease, translating to MLIRDVIEETGIALLANKVRSFLTVLGIVIGIASVIAMIAIGKGAQNSIEKNIQSIGSNLLIIQPGSQRGFNSPVAGSSSVQTLSLEDAYKIFEEVPTVRAVAPVISSREQVIAKGTNTNVSITGVTPEYAQVRNIDLAEGEFFLQQHIERASKVAILGPETQTDLFGEGISALGQKIRVANIEMTVIGITKSKGGTSSGSSDAIVYIPLTVASRYITGNNNVSLINVEVIEQSSMEGAQSAITKILLTSHKKEDESSADFRIMNQGDIVETASSVTNTFTLLLGAVAGISLLVGGIGIMNMMLTTVTERTREIGLRKSIGAKRKDISIQFLLESIVLTTLGGILGLILGWGIAFGVKMYTGIATEITISSVVLAISVSSFIGIIFGYYPARRASKLDPITALRYE from the coding sequence ATGTTAATACGAGACGTTATTGAAGAAACAGGTATTGCTCTTTTGGCAAATAAAGTTCGCTCTTTTCTTACTGTTTTAGGTATTGTTATTGGAATAGCTTCTGTTATTGCTATGATTGCTATAGGAAAAGGTGCTCAAAATTCTATAGAAAAGAATATTCAATCTATAGGGTCAAATCTTTTAATAATTCAACCAGGGTCTCAACGGGGTTTTAATTCACCCGTAGCTGGATCTTCATCAGTACAAACACTTTCCTTAGAAGATGCTTACAAAATTTTTGAGGAAGTTCCAACAGTTCGTGCTGTTGCTCCAGTAATTTCTTCTCGTGAACAAGTTATTGCCAAAGGAACCAATACAAATGTTTCAATAACGGGAGTTACACCAGAATATGCTCAGGTTCGAAATATTGATTTAGCGGAGGGAGAATTTTTCTTACAACAACATATTGAACGAGCTTCTAAAGTAGCTATTCTTGGACCAGAAACGCAGACAGATCTTTTTGGTGAAGGAATAAGTGCTTTGGGTCAAAAAATTCGTGTTGCCAATATCGAAATGACGGTTATTGGAATTACAAAATCCAAAGGAGGAACATCTTCTGGAAGTTCAGATGCTATTGTCTATATTCCTCTTACGGTAGCTAGCCGTTACATAACGGGAAATAATAATGTTTCTTTGATAAATGTTGAAGTAATAGAACAATCTTCTATGGAAGGTGCTCAAAGTGCTATAACAAAAATTCTTCTTACCTCTCATAAAAAAGAAGATGAATCTTCAGCCGACTTTCGAATTATGAATCAGGGAGATATTGTGGAAACAGCTTCATCTGTGACGAATACATTTACATTACTTCTCGGTGCTGTAGCTGGAATATCATTACTTGTTGGTGGAATCGGTATTATGAATATGATGCTTACTACGGTTACAGAAAGAACTCGCGAAATAGGACTTCGTAAATCTATCGGAGCTAAAAGAAAAGACATTAGTATACAATTTCTTCTCGAATCTATTGTGCTTACTACTCTCGGTGGAATATTAGGGTTGATCCTTGGGTGGGGGATTGCTTTTGGCGTAAAGATGTATACGGGAATTGCAACAGAGATAACCATCTCATCCGTTGTCCTTGCTATAAGTGTCTCATCCTTTATTGGTATCATTTTTGGTTATTATCCTGCTAGAAGAGCTTCTAAACTTGATCCTATTACAGCACTTCGTTATGAATAA